From a region of the Posidoniimonas corsicana genome:
- the pnp gene encoding polyribonucleotide nucleotidyltransferase: MKKIRVERQIGRHNFSIETGILAKQAAGAVLTQYGETISFTACATGPARPGIDFFPLTCDYRERHAAAGKFPGGFLKREGRPTTKETLTARLMDRPIRPMFAEGFKEEVQIQSFVLASDRQQDGDILSMNGASAALSISPLPFMGPLGSVRLGKVNGELVAFPTAEELEFSTLDLIVSGTKDAILMIEGFAREMPEDEMIEALMTAHKYVGELCDLQEELVAQVQPQKIDWQTPEPDGLADKLAAWHGKLKAAKQTEGKQDRADAVKAVKEEALAELIPDPDAEGAFSLASFGHEFHELESKVVRETILEGKRPDGRAGGDLRGLYCEVDLLPRVHGSAMFQRGETQAFVTVTLGTGRDEQRVDGLFEEYSKRFMLDYNFPSFSVGEVRPIRGPGRREIGHGMLAERSVNPVLPDHDEFPYTIRVISDIMESNGSSSMASVCGATLGLMAAGVPITNPVAGISVGLVKEGDQFTLLTDILGDEDHFGDMDFKIAGTQNGITGIQLDLKIMGISEEIIRATLAQSREARIEILKAMLTAIPRPRAGTAASAPRLVRTSINPEKIGLLIGPGGKNIRGIQEEHGVTIDVEEDGTVTIAGPDEESVRGALNRVDATTASVQVGRIYDGKVTSIKDFGAFVEILPGKDGLCHISELSNEYVGSVADICKVGDRMQVKVIAVDEQDRVKLSRKAAMAEAEGPAEEPAEA, from the coding sequence TTGAAAAAAATCCGCGTTGAACGCCAGATCGGTCGCCACAACTTCAGCATCGAGACCGGCATCCTGGCCAAGCAGGCCGCCGGCGCCGTGCTGACCCAGTACGGCGAGACCATCTCCTTTACCGCCTGCGCCACCGGCCCCGCCCGGCCCGGCATCGACTTCTTCCCGCTCACCTGCGACTACCGCGAGCGGCACGCCGCGGCGGGCAAGTTCCCCGGCGGCTTCCTCAAGCGTGAGGGGCGCCCCACGACCAAAGAGACCCTCACCGCCCGGCTGATGGACCGCCCCATCCGCCCGATGTTCGCCGAGGGCTTCAAGGAAGAGGTGCAGATCCAGAGCTTCGTGCTGGCCAGCGACCGCCAGCAGGACGGCGACATCCTCAGCATGAACGGCGCGTCGGCCGCGCTGTCGATCAGCCCGCTGCCGTTCATGGGCCCGCTCGGCTCGGTGCGTCTGGGCAAGGTCAACGGCGAGCTGGTCGCGTTCCCGACCGCCGAGGAGCTGGAGTTCAGCACGCTCGACCTGATCGTCAGCGGCACCAAGGACGCCATCCTCATGATCGAGGGCTTCGCCCGCGAGATGCCCGAGGACGAGATGATCGAGGCGCTCATGACCGCCCACAAGTACGTGGGCGAGCTGTGCGACCTGCAGGAGGAGCTGGTCGCCCAGGTGCAGCCCCAGAAGATCGACTGGCAGACGCCTGAGCCGGACGGGCTGGCCGACAAGCTGGCCGCCTGGCACGGCAAGCTCAAGGCCGCCAAGCAGACCGAGGGCAAGCAGGACCGCGCCGACGCCGTCAAGGCGGTCAAGGAGGAGGCTCTCGCCGAGCTGATCCCGGACCCGGACGCCGAGGGCGCGTTCTCGCTGGCCTCGTTCGGCCACGAGTTCCACGAGCTGGAGAGCAAGGTCGTCCGCGAGACGATCCTCGAGGGCAAGCGTCCGGACGGCCGCGCCGGCGGCGACCTCCGCGGCCTGTACTGCGAGGTGGACCTGCTGCCCCGCGTGCACGGCTCCGCCATGTTCCAGCGCGGCGAGACCCAGGCCTTCGTCACCGTGACGCTGGGCACCGGCCGCGACGAGCAGCGCGTCGACGGGCTGTTCGAGGAGTACAGCAAGCGGTTCATGCTGGACTACAACTTCCCGAGCTTCTCGGTCGGCGAGGTCCGTCCGATCCGCGGCCCCGGCCGGCGTGAGATCGGCCACGGCATGCTCGCCGAGCGGAGCGTCAACCCGGTCCTCCCCGACCACGACGAGTTCCCGTACACGATCCGGGTGATCAGCGACATCATGGAGTCCAACGGCTCCAGCTCGATGGCGTCGGTGTGCGGCGCCACGCTCGGCCTGATGGCTGCCGGCGTGCCGATCACCAACCCGGTGGCGGGCATCTCGGTCGGCCTGGTGAAGGAGGGCGACCAGTTCACCCTGCTGACCGACATCCTCGGCGACGAGGACCACTTCGGCGACATGGACTTCAAGATCGCCGGCACCCAGAACGGCATCACCGGCATCCAGCTGGACCTGAAGATCATGGGCATCAGCGAGGAGATCATCCGCGCCACCCTGGCCCAGAGCCGGGAGGCCCGGATCGAGATCCTCAAGGCGATGCTGACCGCCATCCCGCGGCCGCGGGCCGGCACCGCGGCCAGCGCCCCGCGCCTGGTGCGGACCAGCATCAACCCGGAGAAGATCGGCCTGCTGATCGGACCGGGCGGCAAGAACATCCGCGGCATCCAGGAGGAGCACGGCGTGACGATCGACGTCGAGGAGGACGGCACCGTCACGATCGCCGGCCCCGATGAGGAGTCGGTCCGCGGCGCGCTCAACCGCGTCGACGCGACCACCGCCAGCGTGCAGGTGGGCCGCATCTACGACGGCAAGGTCACCAGCATCAAGGACTTCGGCGCGTTCGTCGAGATCCTGCCCGGCAAGGACGGCCTGTGCCACATCAGCGAGCTGTCCAACGAGTACGTCGGCAGCGTGGCCGATATCTGCAAGGTGGGCGACCGCATGCAGGTGAAGGTGATCGCCGTCGACGAGCAGGACCGCGTCAAGCTGAGCCGCAAGGCCGCCATGGCTGAGGCCGAAGGCCCCGCCGAGGAGCCGGCCGAGGCCTAG
- the mutL gene encoding DNA mismatch repair endonuclease MutL gives MIKLLPSSVINKIAAGEVIERPASVVKELVENAVDAGGQRVDVSIEQGGAELIRVADDGCGIAPDDLPLAVTNHATSKIQTADDLFRVGTMGFRGEALASIAEVSRFTLRSRTADATAGAELVVSGGQAEPVAPAGCPVGTTVEVRNLFFNTPVRQKFLRTPQTEIGHATEAFLRVALAHPGRRFSLSHNGRVIHDLPPTDDWRSRIAVLFGQEIADTLIEVASEQDGVRLSGYVANPTVSRANNRLQYLLLNGRAIRDRSLQHALGEAYRGLLLTGRYPVCFLRLDLPPDQVDVNVHPTKLEVRFQDGGRLYSQLLSTLRTKFLSTDLKPVERSSEPTEDEAAATCASELVDWARSQLPGQGLTQLPGQGLTQRRLDDPHSGPPPVAPAPSPGEPLTLRRFTPAAEAEARGQAWRPAPAGAAADHDDAASTTAEAAPQHAATAIQLHNRYLIVATDEGMEVIDQHALHERILYEQIRTKVLAGAVERQKLLVPEPVDLSPAEAAAALENQSLLAELGVDIEPFGGDTVLVSAYPAMLAKLPPAEVLRDLVEQLVGGGKAPDRRDTLDELLHMMSCKAAVKYGDPLTPHEISALLAQRGLTENHHHCPHGRPTALVFTCEELDKRFKRI, from the coding sequence GTGATCAAGCTCCTCCCTAGTTCCGTTATCAACAAGATCGCCGCCGGCGAGGTGATCGAGCGGCCGGCGAGCGTCGTGAAGGAGCTGGTTGAGAACGCGGTGGACGCCGGCGGCCAGCGGGTCGACGTGTCGATCGAGCAGGGCGGGGCGGAGCTGATCCGCGTCGCGGACGACGGCTGCGGCATCGCCCCCGACGACCTGCCGCTGGCGGTCACCAACCACGCCACCAGCAAGATCCAGACCGCCGACGACCTGTTCCGCGTCGGCACGATGGGCTTCCGTGGCGAGGCGCTCGCCTCGATCGCCGAGGTGAGCCGCTTCACGCTCCGCAGCCGCACCGCCGACGCCACCGCCGGCGCGGAACTCGTGGTGAGCGGCGGCCAGGCCGAGCCGGTCGCGCCGGCCGGCTGCCCGGTGGGCACCACCGTGGAGGTCCGCAACCTGTTCTTCAACACGCCGGTGCGTCAGAAGTTCCTCCGCACGCCGCAGACCGAGATCGGCCACGCCACCGAGGCGTTCCTCCGCGTGGCGCTGGCCCACCCGGGACGCCGGTTCTCGCTGAGCCACAACGGCCGGGTCATCCACGACCTGCCGCCCACCGACGACTGGCGGAGCCGCATCGCGGTGCTGTTCGGCCAGGAGATCGCCGACACGCTGATCGAGGTCGCCAGCGAGCAGGACGGCGTCAGACTGAGCGGCTATGTGGCCAACCCCACCGTGAGCCGCGCCAACAACCGCCTGCAGTACCTGCTGCTCAACGGCCGCGCGATCCGCGACCGCTCGCTGCAGCACGCCCTGGGCGAGGCCTACCGCGGGCTGCTGCTGACCGGCCGCTACCCGGTCTGCTTCCTCCGCCTGGACCTGCCGCCCGACCAGGTCGACGTCAACGTGCACCCCACGAAGCTGGAGGTCCGCTTCCAGGACGGCGGGCGGCTGTACAGCCAGCTGCTCAGCACGCTGCGGACCAAGTTCCTCAGCACGGACCTCAAGCCGGTCGAGCGGTCGAGCGAACCCACCGAGGACGAGGCCGCCGCCACCTGCGCGAGCGAGCTGGTCGACTGGGCCCGCAGCCAGCTGCCCGGCCAGGGACTAACCCAGCTGCCCGGCCAGGGACTAACCCAGCGGCGGCTGGACGACCCGCACAGCGGACCGCCGCCCGTCGCGCCCGCCCCGTCGCCCGGCGAGCCGCTGACGCTCCGCCGGTTCACCCCCGCCGCCGAGGCCGAGGCCCGCGGCCAGGCGTGGCGGCCGGCGCCGGCGGGCGCCGCCGCGGACCACGACGACGCGGCGTCGACCACCGCGGAGGCCGCCCCGCAGCACGCCGCGACCGCCATCCAGCTGCACAACCGGTACCTGATCGTCGCGACCGACGAGGGCATGGAGGTCATCGACCAGCACGCGCTGCACGAGCGGATCCTGTACGAGCAGATCCGCACCAAGGTGCTGGCCGGCGCGGTCGAGCGGCAGAAGCTGCTGGTGCCCGAGCCGGTCGACCTGTCGCCGGCCGAGGCGGCGGCCGCTCTGGAGAACCAGTCGCTGCTGGCCGAGCTGGGCGTGGACATCGAGCCGTTCGGCGGCGACACCGTGCTGGTCAGCGCGTACCCGGCCATGCTGGCCAAGCTGCCGCCCGCCGAGGTGCTGCGGGACCTGGTTGAGCAGCTGGTGGGCGGCGGCAAGGCGCCCGACCGCCGGGACACGCTCGACGAGCTGCTGCACATGATGAGCTGCAAGGCGGCGGTCAAGTACGGCGACCCCCTCACCCCGCACGAGATCTCGGCCCTCCTGGCCCAGCGGGGCCTGACCGAGAACCACCACCACTGCCCCCACGGCCGCCCCACCGCCCTGGTGTTCACCTGCGAAGAACTCGACAAGCGGTTCAAAAGGATCTGA
- the aroE gene encoding shikimate dehydrogenase, with amino-acid sequence MICVSIGRSRHKHMLAEHKHLVEQGAGLVELRLDYISTRVNLNRLVADRPCPVIVTCRREEDGGKFTGEESQRLTMLREAIALGVDYVDLEDDIAASIPRYGKTKRIISHHNFRHTPADLDALHAKLAGLDADIVKIATMAHRPDDNIRMLELVRDSEIPTVGMCMGDIGAPSRILGAKYGAPFTYATFHHERALAPGQLSYDQMVKIYRHNDINADTQVFGVIADPIAHSLSPHIHNAAFAEAGLNAVYVPFRVPADDLQKFVQDVPKLGIKGLSVTIPHKEAIAGSLTKFSPAAKGIAAVNTVLFRDGEVIGGNTDCQAAMDAMEHALGEVGADPSPLAGKRALVLGAGGVSRAILYGLNKRGVKAIIASRTRSRADRLAEEFDAKAVEWESRGLADVDILINGTPIGMHPNVDESPVKKSCLKPSMLVFDTVYNPESTLLIKDARDHGARVVTGVEMFVRQAELQYQLFTGQRAPEGVMRETLKRVIGPVKY; translated from the coding sequence ATGATCTGCGTCTCGATCGGCCGGAGCCGACACAAGCACATGCTGGCCGAGCACAAGCACCTGGTGGAGCAGGGCGCCGGCCTCGTGGAGCTGCGGCTGGACTACATCTCGACCCGGGTGAACCTCAACCGGCTGGTGGCCGACCGCCCCTGCCCGGTGATCGTCACGTGCCGGCGGGAGGAGGACGGCGGCAAGTTCACCGGCGAGGAGTCGCAGCGGCTGACCATGCTCCGCGAGGCGATCGCGCTGGGCGTGGACTACGTCGACCTGGAGGACGACATCGCGGCCTCGATCCCCCGCTACGGCAAGACCAAGCGGATCATCAGCCACCACAACTTCCGCCACACGCCGGCGGACCTCGACGCGCTGCACGCCAAGCTGGCCGGGCTCGACGCGGACATCGTCAAGATCGCCACCATGGCCCACCGGCCGGACGACAACATCCGCATGCTGGAGCTGGTCCGCGACAGCGAGATCCCCACGGTCGGCATGTGCATGGGCGACATCGGCGCGCCCTCGCGGATCCTGGGCGCCAAGTACGGCGCGCCGTTCACCTACGCCACCTTCCACCACGAGCGGGCGCTGGCGCCGGGGCAGCTCAGCTACGACCAGATGGTCAAGATCTACCGGCACAACGACATCAACGCCGACACCCAGGTGTTCGGCGTGATCGCCGACCCCATCGCGCACAGCCTCAGCCCGCACATCCACAACGCGGCCTTCGCCGAGGCGGGGCTCAACGCCGTGTACGTGCCGTTCCGCGTGCCGGCGGACGACCTGCAGAAGTTCGTGCAGGACGTCCCCAAGCTGGGCATCAAGGGCCTGTCGGTCACGATCCCCCACAAAGAGGCGATCGCCGGCAGCCTGACCAAGTTCTCGCCGGCCGCCAAGGGCATCGCCGCGGTCAACACCGTGCTGTTCCGCGACGGCGAGGTGATCGGCGGCAACACCGACTGCCAGGCCGCGATGGACGCCATGGAGCACGCGCTGGGCGAGGTGGGCGCCGACCCCAGCCCGCTGGCGGGCAAGCGGGCCCTGGTGCTGGGCGCCGGCGGCGTCTCGCGGGCCATCCTGTACGGGCTCAACAAGCGCGGCGTGAAGGCCATCATCGCCAGCCGCACCCGCAGCCGCGCCGACCGGCTGGCCGAGGAGTTCGACGCCAAGGCGGTCGAGTGGGAGTCGCGCGGGCTGGCGGACGTCGACATCCTGATCAACGGCACCCCGATCGGCATGCACCCCAATGTCGACGAGTCGCCGGTCAAGAAGTCCTGCCTGAAGCCGTCGATGCTGGTGTTCGACACGGTCTACAACCCGGAGTCGACCCTGCTGATCAAGGACGCCCGCGACCACGGCGCGCGGGTCGTGACCGGCGTCGAGATGTTCGTCCGCCAGGCGGAGCTGCAGTACCAGCTTTTCACCGGGCAGCGCGCCCCTGAGGGCGTCATGCGCGAAACGCTCAAGCGGGTTATTGGGCCCGTAAAGTACTGA
- a CDS encoding acyl-CoA desaturase, which yields MSVIPTDPVSTPAKTKRTKPVPKAKVDPMADPTQKANSWALWRKGLDWPVVIWIVAVHALAVAAPFYFSWQALVTCLVLIGMTGSLGVCMGYHRLLTHGSFKTYRPVRWLLAFLGGLSGEGSALTWVANHRKHHAFSDHDGDPHSPRHGKWWSHITWFMPNRGMKWHKELLQRYAPDMMKDRVMIVLHKLFLPSHLAVGLGLFLVGYFGTALGMGGWKYGLSMLAWGTGMRMLYVFHVTWFVNSISHMWGYRNYETTDDSRNNWLVGLLAFGEGWHNNHHAYQRVASQGHKWWEIDPTYWMILLMEKTGLAWDVVRLKDVLRTTKTA from the coding sequence ATGAGCGTTATCCCTACCGATCCTGTGTCGACGCCCGCCAAAACGAAGCGAACCAAGCCGGTCCCCAAGGCGAAGGTCGACCCGATGGCCGACCCGACCCAGAAGGCCAACTCCTGGGCGCTGTGGCGGAAGGGCCTGGACTGGCCGGTGGTGATCTGGATCGTCGCGGTGCACGCGCTGGCCGTGGCGGCGCCGTTCTACTTCAGCTGGCAGGCGCTGGTGACCTGCCTGGTGCTGATCGGCATGACCGGATCGCTGGGCGTCTGCATGGGCTACCACCGGCTGCTGACCCACGGCAGCTTCAAGACCTACCGGCCGGTGCGCTGGCTGCTGGCGTTCCTGGGAGGGCTGTCGGGCGAGGGCTCGGCGCTGACCTGGGTGGCCAACCACCGCAAGCACCACGCCTTCAGCGACCACGACGGCGACCCCCACTCGCCCCGCCACGGCAAGTGGTGGAGCCACATCACGTGGTTCATGCCCAACCGCGGCATGAAGTGGCACAAGGAGCTGCTGCAGCGGTACGCGCCGGACATGATGAAGGACCGGGTGATGATCGTTCTGCACAAGCTGTTCCTGCCCAGCCACCTGGCGGTCGGCCTGGGGCTGTTCCTGGTGGGCTACTTCGGCACGGCCCTCGGCATGGGCGGCTGGAAGTACGGCCTGTCGATGCTGGCCTGGGGCACCGGGATGCGGATGCTGTACGTGTTCCACGTCACGTGGTTTGTGAACTCGATCTCGCACATGTGGGGCTACCGCAACTACGAGACCACCGACGACAGCCGCAACAACTGGCTGGTCGGACTGCTGGCCTTCGGCGAGGGCTGGCACAACAACCACCACGCCTACCAGCGGGTCGCCTCGCAGGGCCACAAGTGGTGGGAGATCGACCCCACCTACTGGATGATCCTGCTCATGGAGAAGACCGGCCTGGCGTGGGACGTCGTCCGCCTGAAGGACGTGCTGCGGACCACCAAGACGGCCTAG
- a CDS encoding sigma-54-dependent transcriptional regulator, protein MPPATPAKRTAQAGPPVKVLIVDNDDAHADAMAASLEKLGYECVVATTGADGARLLERDAFEIVVTDLVMPGVGGLEILAKSKELLPDAEVILVTGHGTVESAVEAMRAGAFNYLLKPLDLQQLRAVVDNAARSQHLRRANAELNRRLDEKFGFEGVVGNSEVMRGVVERLSRIAPTDATVLIQGPTGAGKELIAQAIHQNSPRKPRPFVALNCGALSENILESELFGHVKGAFTDAARDRVGKFEYADGGTLFLDEVGDMPLATQIKLLRVLESGEITRVGSNEVVKVNVRILSATNRDLEAAIADGSFREDLYHRLKVLTVRLPRLVERREDIPLLIEHFVKLHAARHNKEITGVSTAARRRLLAYDWPGNVRELKNAVETMVVIDYDGVLDLDDLPPELSAGEADGPAGEPSGGAGLADLVGKTISELEALFIAETLKVTGGNREEAAGMLGIGERTLYRKIKEYGLN, encoded by the coding sequence TTGCCACCAGCCACCCCCGCGAAACGAACCGCCCAGGCCGGGCCGCCGGTCAAGGTGCTGATCGTCGACAACGACGACGCCCACGCCGACGCCATGGCCGCCAGCCTCGAGAAGCTGGGCTACGAGTGCGTGGTCGCCACGACCGGCGCCGACGGCGCCCGGCTGCTGGAGCGCGACGCGTTTGAGATCGTCGTGACCGACCTGGTGATGCCGGGCGTGGGCGGGCTGGAGATCCTCGCCAAGAGCAAGGAGCTGCTGCCCGACGCCGAGGTGATCCTCGTGACCGGGCACGGCACGGTCGAGTCGGCGGTCGAGGCGATGCGGGCCGGGGCGTTCAACTACCTGCTCAAGCCGCTCGACCTGCAGCAGCTCCGCGCGGTGGTCGACAACGCCGCCCGCAGCCAGCACCTACGCCGCGCCAACGCCGAGCTCAACCGGCGGCTGGACGAGAAGTTCGGCTTCGAGGGGGTGGTCGGCAACAGCGAGGTGATGCGGGGCGTGGTGGAGCGGCTCAGCCGCATCGCGCCGACCGACGCCACGGTGCTGATCCAGGGGCCGACCGGAGCGGGCAAGGAGCTCATCGCGCAGGCGATCCACCAGAACAGCCCCCGCAAGCCGCGGCCGTTCGTGGCGCTCAACTGCGGCGCGCTATCGGAGAACATCCTGGAGAGCGAGCTGTTCGGCCACGTGAAGGGCGCCTTTACCGACGCCGCGCGGGACCGGGTCGGCAAGTTCGAGTACGCCGACGGCGGCACCCTGTTCCTCGACGAGGTCGGCGACATGCCGCTGGCCACGCAGATCAAGCTGCTGCGGGTGCTGGAGTCGGGCGAGATCACCCGCGTCGGCAGCAACGAGGTGGTGAAGGTCAACGTGCGGATCCTGTCGGCCACCAACCGGGACCTGGAGGCCGCGATCGCCGACGGCAGCTTCCGCGAGGACCTGTACCACCGGCTGAAGGTGCTCACCGTGCGGCTGCCGCGGCTGGTGGAGCGGCGGGAGGACATCCCGCTGTTGATCGAGCACTTCGTCAAGCTGCACGCCGCGCGGCACAACAAGGAGATCACCGGCGTGTCGACCGCCGCCCGCCGGCGGCTGCTGGCGTACGACTGGCCGGGCAACGTGCGCGAGCTGAAGAACGCCGTGGAGACGATGGTCGTCATCGACTACGACGGCGTCCTCGACCTGGACGACCTGCCGCCCGAGCTGAGCGCCGGCGAGGCCGACGGCCCCGCGGGCGAGCCGTCCGGCGGCGCCGGGCTCGCCGATCTGGTCGGCAAGACCATCAGCGAGCTGGAGGCCCTGTTCATCGCCGAGACCCTGAAGGTCACCGGCGGCAACCGCGAGGAGGCCGCCGGCATGCTCGGCATCGGCGAGCGGACGCTGTACCGCAAGATCAAAGAGTATGGACTAAATTAG
- the rpsO gene encoding 30S ribosomal protein S15 — protein sequence MPLTTEQKHDLAKEFGRTEGDTGSPEVQIAVLTNQIRQMTEHMKVHPKDYSSRRGLLRMVSRRRRHLDYVKRHNPQLYLDLLARLDIRK from the coding sequence ATGCCGTTGACGACTGAGCAGAAGCACGATCTGGCCAAGGAATTCGGACGCACCGAGGGCGACACCGGTTCGCCCGAGGTCCAGATCGCGGTTCTCACGAACCAGATCCGCCAGATGACGGAGCACATGAAGGTGCACCCGAAGGACTATTCCAGCCGGCGCGGCCTGCTGCGGATGGTCAGTCGCCGTCGTCGGCACCTGGATTACGTGAAGCGGCACAACCCGCAGCTGTACCTCGACCTGCTCGCACGCCTGGACATCCGCAAGTAG
- a CDS encoding two-component system sensor histidine kinase NtrB, whose protein sequence is MKQPTSEETVQRLMAQYAEIARLAGGLAHEIKNPLSTIRLNMQLLAEDLLEGPEEQMSPAERRAAKRIDAVQRECNRLQDLLDDFLNYAKVRRVALEPRNLNKELADALDFFEPECAAAGVEIVPYLDPELPSVLLDREAFRGALMNLLLNAKQAMPDGGQLVVQTRGHGATASIYLTDTGEGMDDATISKMFEAFFSTKPGGSGLGLPTTAKIIEAHGGTIGVESELGRGTRISIDLPAVARLGAANKPAAEPRPSGSGQPTPDAP, encoded by the coding sequence ATGAAGCAGCCCACCAGCGAAGAGACCGTCCAGCGGCTGATGGCGCAGTACGCCGAGATCGCGCGGCTGGCGGGCGGGCTGGCGCACGAGATCAAGAACCCGCTGTCGACCATCCGGCTGAACATGCAGCTGCTGGCCGAGGACCTGCTGGAGGGTCCCGAGGAGCAGATGTCGCCCGCCGAGCGGCGGGCCGCCAAGCGGATCGACGCGGTGCAGCGGGAGTGCAACCGGCTGCAGGACCTGCTGGACGACTTCCTCAACTACGCCAAGGTCCGCCGCGTGGCGCTGGAGCCGCGGAACCTGAACAAGGAGCTGGCCGACGCGCTGGACTTCTTCGAGCCCGAGTGCGCGGCCGCGGGCGTGGAGATCGTGCCGTACCTCGACCCGGAGCTCCCCAGCGTGCTGCTGGACCGCGAGGCGTTCCGCGGCGCGCTGATGAACCTGCTGCTCAACGCCAAGCAGGCGATGCCCGACGGCGGGCAGCTGGTGGTCCAGACCCGCGGCCACGGGGCGACCGCCTCGATCTACCTGACCGACACCGGTGAGGGGATGGACGACGCCACGATCAGCAAAATGTTCGAGGCGTTCTTCAGCACCAAGCCGGGCGGCAGCGGCCTGGGCCTGCCCACCACCGCCAAGATCATCGAGGCCCACGGCGGCACGATCGGCGTGGAGAGCGAGCTGGGCCGCGGCACGCGGATCTCGATCGACCTGCCGGCCGTGGCGCGGCTGGGGGCCGCCAACAAACCGGCCGCTGAACCGCGACCCTCCGGGAGCGGACAACCCACCCCCGACGCCCCCTGA